The stretch of DNA ACAGCAGCCTTGGTTCTGAAACTAAGGATTACGATGCAAACTTGTACCGCTAAGCTCATCGTACATGTGGTTAACGGTTGACGCTTCACGACACTGAATGTCCGCAATTTGCTTGAACTCGCGCTCTACATAAACGCCTGCACGGTTTGCGCCGCCGTCTACTCCGAATGCTCCGTGCGCATGGTGGACGACATAAGTAAATTTCCCAACCTGGAATTTCAGTGAAGTTTCCATACCCTTAGCCCACATGTTTTCCTCGTACGCGAATCGCGCTGTTACAGTGGCTGGCGAACTTTCATACACAAGTTCAGGCTTCTGACCAAACGAACCGAACCTATATGTCAGTGCGCCGGTTGCTGTACTGAAGTTTCCAGATGCGCAGACCGACGCGATCTTCGTCTTGGCTTCGCAAGCGAACACCGTGCGTTCGTTTCGCAGACAAAGGGACCTGCTCGGAGCGGCCTGAGTGAGGTGTACTGTCAATAACGGACACGCTCGTCTTAAGCCGCCTGCGGCTGTTCGCTGAAGGATTCGGCGAACAACGCTGGCGGAACAAAGCCGATGCGGGAATGGCGCCGCTGTCGGTTGTAGAAAATTTCAATGTATTCCTGAATCGAGGCCTTTGCCTCAGCACGGGTGGCATAGCGGCGATGATGAACAAGCTCATTCTTCAGCGTGCCCCAGAAGCTCTCCATCGGCGCGTTGTCATAGCAGTTCCCGCGGCGCGACATCGACGCGCGCATGCCGAACTGCGCCACCAGCTCCTGGTAGGCATGGGCGCAGTATTGGCTTCCACGGTCCGAATGATGGATCAGCCCTGGCGCCGGCCGCTTGTGGCTCACGGCGCGCCACAAGGCCTGCGTCGTCAGCTCCTGCGTCATGCGCTCGCCCATCGCGTAGCCGACGATCTCGCAGGTAAAAACGTCCTTTACGCCGGCAAGATACAGCCAGCCTTCGGCAGTGGAGATATAGGTGATGTCGGTCACCCACACTTCGTCAGGCCTGTTCGGCGCGAACCGCTGTTCCAGCAAGTTCTCAGCGATGGGAAGGTTGTGATTCGAGTTTGTCGTTGCGATGAATTTGCGCCGTTGTTTGCAGCGCAGATTGAGCTCCTGGCGAAGTCGGCGCACACGGTCGCGACCAACTTCATGACCCTGTGCAGCAAGCTCGTGCTTTATCCGAGGCACCCCGTAGGTCTCTCGGGTTTGCCGATGCACTGCCGTAATCAGGATTTTCAACCGAGCGTCTTCCTGCTCGCGTGTCGATGGCTTGGCCTGCAGCGAGTTGTAGTAGCCGCTGCGCGAGACGTCCAATACCTGGCACATCAGCTTCACAGGATAGCCAGGGAAATCGAGTCGCATTGTCTTTATCCACGCGTACTTGGCAGCGACTCCTGCGCAAAGTACGCCGCCGCTTTTTTTACGATGTCCCGCTCCATCTCTGCCTGGGCTAGCTGCTTGCGCAGCTTCGCGTTCTCCGCTTCCAGCTCGGCCACAGAGCGGCTTCCAGGGGCTGCTGTTGCGGCCGGCCCGCGTTTGGCGGCTGCTACCCAATTGGCCAGCGTCCCTTTTGGGATACTTACTCGTGCTGCTGCCTGCTCAATGGACAAACCCTGCGCCAGCACCAGCTTCACGGCTTCTTCCTTGAGTTCCGGGGTGTACGTCTTCTTCAATGTCTTCATAAAGGCTCCTGTTGGTGAACTTTACCAAACAAGAGTGTCCGAAAAAATCAGCGTACCTCAGAGACTGCACGCAGACGGTCAGAAGGAAACCCAAAAAAATTTTCTGCCGTATTGGCAAAGTGCTACGGGATTGAACCATCTTCACGATGCGTTTGCTTTCAAAAGTCTGCTTTTGGCCGATAGCAGAATTAGGAAGAATGCCTATCTATTAACAAAGTCGCAATTTACGGTGCAGTTGCATTGATCTATGTCATGGTTAGAACACATGGGTTCTCTACAATGCACTGATGACTACTCAGCTCGAACCAAACCTTTACCGCAACGCCAAGTTGCTCGTTGCGGCTGTCCAGTTAAGGAAAACGCATGGGCTGCTGTACGCCATGCGGTTTCTTGAGGACCGTGGCTTTGCCAACGTCGTCATTTGGGAGGTACTCAATCTCATCCCGCCTGGGACAACTAGAGAACCTCCACAGTCGTAAAGTAGGTGCAGAACTGCGTTGGTCTACTAGTGGAAGCGGGGTGCACGCTTGCTGTTAGATGCGGAAGTCATCCATCGACTTTCCGCTAGCGAGCCCTTCTGCAATCCACTTCGGCTGGCGCCCACGACCAGTCCAGGTCTGGCTATTGTCCCCAGGGTTTTGATAGCGTACCTGAACCTTCTGCCCCTTGCTGCTCTTCGATTTCTTGCCACTTGTAGCAAGCAGCTCCTCGACCGAGACCCCTGCCTCCTGAGCGATCGCTAGGATTTGCTCCCGTGCTTTCTGCAAGTCCTGGTGCTGGCGGTTCTTGATTTCCGCTTCAATGTCATGCTGCAGGCCCTTCAGTTCGCTCAGGTTGTAGCCCGACAGATCGATGTTTGCCATTGATGATATCCCTTCAATTAGTTGAATGTGTTGCACACTGCTCCGATTCTACTATGCACCATGGATAGCTCGACTGCGATTGAACCTCTTCTTCTAGCTGCGGACCAAAATTAGGCCTTGCTCACTGAGGAGGTTAACATGAACACAAGTAGCGATATCGGTAGCCGGCGTATTCCATGGAACAAAGGACGTCTGGTCGGTCAGAAGTTCCCTTTGAAGTTAAAGGAAATCTGGGCGATAAGGATCCGACTGCAGATTGCGGGACACTCAAGAGATCTAGCACTTTTCAATCTAGCGATTGATCGCAAGCTGCGCGGTTGCGACCTGGTCAGTCTGAAAGTGAAAGACGTTGCTCAAGGCAGCAGCATATTCCATCGTGGGATTGTTATGCAACGGAAGACCCACCGTCCCGTTCAGTTCGAAATTACCGAGCAGACTCGCCAGTCAGTTCAAGGCTGGATTGCAGCTGGTGAGCTTACATCGAACCAGTATTTATTTCCTAGTAGGGCGAAAAACTCGCATCATCTCTCGACTCGTCAGTATGCACGCACTGTCGCCAGGTGGGTGCGATCCATCGGCTTGGATCCAAACGGCTTATGGAACTCATACAATGCGGCGGACGAAGGCGACATTGATCTACCGTGTACGAAAAATCTTCGTGCTGTACAGCGGCTCCTCGGCCATACTAAGCTAGAGAGCACAGTGCGGTATCTCGGCATTGAGGTCGATGACGCACTCGAGATCGCGGAGCAGACTGAAGTCTGACGTATAAGACAGGATTTGTTTTCTGAGCATAGCTCGTAAGTGACCCGTGGACAGGGCCGCTTACGGCCAGGAGCGGACGGCCGCTCAATAAGCCGTTACACTAAATTTTTATCAGCAAGAAACCACAAAATGAACGTTCCTTTTTCAGGCGGGTGTGCATGCGGATCGATCCGCTACACAGGTGCGCGAGAGCCCATTGCCATGATCAACTGCCATTGCAGCGATTGTCAGCTCTCAAGTGGCGCTCCTTTCGCGTCGGGTATCGTCATCATGACTGCCGATCTTCAGGTCAGCGGTACACCGAAGACCTACGCTGTGCGGGCAAGCAGTGGTGGACTCGCAACCCGCAGTTTTTGCCCCGACTGTGGCACTCCTCTGTTTACGAGCAGCGCAGCGAATCCACAATTCACATCGGTTCGATTTCCCTCGCTGGACGATGCTGCCGGCTTCAAACCCATGCTCGACATCTACACCGCAAGTGCGCAGCAATGGGTTTGCCTTGATCCGACAATTCCTCATTTTCCACAGTCGCCCCAATAGTCAAAAAAGCACTGATTTCCTGCCGAGTTCCGAAGGAACAGTCCAAGTCCGCATGGCCGGTTTCAACCCCGTTCGCTAAGGTCCGCTTCGGGTCGACTGCGGCCGGTGTGCCCGACAGTCGACCATAACGCTAGACGCAGCGGCAACGAGCCATTCAGGCTTCCGTTTGCTCCGCAATCTCAAGGGCGTCGTCCACTTCGATTCCGAGGTACCGCACGGTGCTCTCGAGCTTCGTATGTCCAAGGAGCAACTGTACAGCCCGCAGATTTTTTGTTCGCCGGTAGATGAGCGTTGCTTTAGTTCGCCGCATCGAGTGAGTCCCATATGCTGTAGCATCGAGTCCGATCGACTGAACCCAGCGCGTGACTATGCGAGCGTACTGACGTGTCGACAGGTGCGGAGAGTCGGCAACACGGCTCGGGAACAAGTACTGAGTTCCTGCGAGTTTGCGGCGGTCGATCCAGGCAAGCACCGACTGCCGGGTCTGCTCTGTAATTTCGAACTGAACGGGCCTGCTGGTCTTACGCTGCATGATAATCGCGCGGTGGAAGATACTTCGTCCTTGCGCGATATCCTTGACGCGAAGGCTCACAAGGTCGCAGCCGCGGAGCTTACTGTCGATCGCGAGGTTAAACAGGGCGAGGTCTCGCACCTGTGCGGATAGCTGCAAACGTATCCGAATTGTGTAGTGGTCAAGTAATTTCGGACACGACGATAGGTTCTTTCGCTGCCATTGTGCGTTCATAGACGCTGGGCGGCAAATTGCCCAAAACTGAATGCAGGCGCTCGCAGTTGTAGAAGCCGGCGATGTAGTTGGCCACGTCAAGCTTCGCTTCCGCGTGGTTGGCGTAATTGCGCTGCCAGACACGTTCCATCTTCAGGTTCAGGAAGAAGCGTTCAGCGACGGCGTTATCCCAGCAGTTTCCCTTGCGGCTCATGCTGCAGACAAAGCCATGTTCGGTCAACATGGCCTGGTACTGGTCGCTCGCATACTGGCTGCCACGGTCGGAATGGACGATCAGCCCCGCAGGCGGGCGGCGCGCCTGGATCGCCATGCGCAGGGCATCACAGACCAAAGTCGCTGGCATGCTCGGTGCCATCGCCCAGCCCACGACTCTGCGCGAGAACAGGTCGAGCACGACAGCCAAATACAGCCAGCCGGCGCCAGTGCGGATGTACGTGATATCCGAGGCGTAAGCCAGATTTGGCGCTGCCGGGTTGAACTGCCTGGCAAGCACGTTCGGAGCAACCGGCAGGGCATGCTTGCTGTCGGTCGTGTGCACGAACTTGCGCTTCCAGACTGGCTTCAGGCTAGCCTGCTGCATCAGCCGACGCACCTTGTAACGCCCGATCTGGAGGCCGCTATTAGCCAGCGCCGTGACCAGGCGGCGGCTGCCGTAACTCTGGCCGCTGCTCATGAACGCGGTTCGCAGGTGCACGCTCGCTTTGCAAAAAATTGGCTTGGCGGCACGGTGCTTGGCTTCGTAAAACCCGGCCCGGCTCACGCCGAGAAGGCGACAGGTTTGTGTCACAGGGATGGCCTTCATTTGCAGCTCGTCGATGAGCCGGTAGCTCACTTGAGCTCGCGGGCAAAGAAGGCCGATGCTTTTTTTAAGACGTCCACATCACTACGAAGCTGACGGTTTTCCTGCTCGAGCTGACGAATACGCTGCTGCTCAGCCGTCAACGGTTTGCCAATCCCTGGCTGGCCCTGTTGCTCGGCCTCATATTGCTTCATCCAGCGACGGATCGCGGTCACGCCGATATCCATTGTCTGGCTGACGTGAGAAATGCTGAGCCCTTGTTCCGTGATCATGCGGACGACCTCGAGCTTGAGGCTGGGGTCAAAATTGCGGCGTTGCCTGGTCATGTAAACTCCTTCGAAGGTGAATTATCCACCTATCGAGGTGTCCGGGGACATTAGACCACTACATTGCCCAAATTTCGCGCAACTTCAAAGGAAGCTTCTGGCCTACAAGGCGCCCTTTGTTCCAAGGCGCATCAGTCGTCGGTTTGCTAGTGATCGAATTCATGGAACCTCCGTGGTTGAGGAGCCCTATTCTGGTCACCCAATGGCACTTATCCAGTATCACAGCTTTTTCTTGCCCGCAAAGCAATGGAAGCCGTACACTGAGCTTTACTGCTCGGGGTGCCCTTCGGCCAGACCCGGTCGCGTCAGGGCCTCGAAACAAAAGCTGAGGATTGGAGATTGTATGGATTGTGCATGCGGTTGCGGGGATAGGCCTGTTAAGGGCGTCTTTCTGCCAGGGCATGACCAGAGACTCAGAGCTGACCTCGAACGGCGAGTTGGAGGGCTAATCCAGCTACGAATGTTGGTGGAAGCAGCAGAGTATTTCGTCGCCGGCGACGTGGGAATTCTCAGTTCAATGGCATGGTTAAAGACTTGTTCCAGAAACCAGGTGAAACCCGCTGACGGCTTCGCCAATGCTGTCCTTTGTCTGCGACAGGCAGGAGTCGGCCAGGAGCGGACATTCCGGTTTGCAAGATAGTGCCCGCCACCATTCGCAGAAAGAGATAATTCAGAAATGAATCCGTCGAGTATCTTACTGGTCGCCACTCTGAGTCTGATGGTATCCGCCTGGTCTGACGGCGGTCTGCACAGCAACGAGGCAGCTATTCCAATGAGCGACTTCGAGACGCTTACGATAAAGCGATCAGGCTGTCTTTTCGACTGCCCTGCGTTTGACGTCAGCATTCGATCAGACGGCTTGGTACGTCATTCCGGTCCACATTTCGACAACACAGGCGGCCCTATTGAATCTCGCGCGGATCAGAATGGATTGGCACAGATAGCGATGGCCCTGCGCGTCGCTCGCATCGACGAGATGCGCGACAGCTACCAGAGCAAAGCCGACGGTTGTGTCAACTTGTTTAGCGACATGCCGACGATCTATCTTTGGGTGAGCCGGGAGCAAGGAAATCGGAACAAGAGCGTATTTTTTAATGCCGGCTGCGTTGGTCCTGCTGTTCCGGCAGAGCGCCTTGATGCACTGATCAAGACCGTCGACCAAGTCGCAGGGTCAGGCGTCCTGCTTGAACAGCGAAAGCGAGCCAGACCGTTGGACGGCACTTCGGGTTAACATCGGGACGATAGAGTCGATAGCATCGTCCGCTTCAGGTCGAATCCGGTCCTTCGTGACAGTCTGCGATTTTTCGGCCATCGCCGCCTGATATGCTGAGCTAGCGGCCGGCTTCGGCCAGAAGCGGACTTTGCCATTCAATGCTTACTGCTGCGGCCAACAGAAAACCGCATGCATCCTACTTTTTCCTGAAAATAAGGCATGCGTTCTACGGTGAAGTGGAATGAAATTTTTTTGGCCGTAGCTTCACCATTCCTGACCTAAGATAACGCCGTAGTAGATGTTCTGTGATGTCGGTCTACTTAGTTTCTACGTGTACATAAGTGGTAATCTGAGAGTTATAGTTGTTCCTTTGCCTAGTCCCTCACTGGACGCATATACGGTTCCATTATGCAACTCGATCAGTTTCTTAACCAAATAGAGACCTATTCCTAGCCCAGCAGTAGTATTTTTTGTACCCGTATCGATTTGGGCGTACAAGTCGAAGATTTTTTTTAGATCTACTGAGGACATTCCAATACCGCTATCGCTCACGCAAATAACAGCGTGCCCATCTCGATCTTCCTTTAGACGAATATCAATATCGCCCCCAGGAGGGGTAAATTTGCAGGCATTCGACAGAAGGTTAACGATGACTTGCGTGAGCCGTACACCGTCACCGTGGACGCAAATCTCTTTATCCGGAAGTCCGAAAGTCAAGCGATGCTTCTTTTGAGACATCGCGGCCTCGCACATGTCAATGGCAGAAGACACTATATCGTTTATAGCGATCTTGGCCCGACGCAGCTCAAGCTCGCCTGTTTGAATACGCCTAAGATCATATACATCATCCACCAAACGCGTAATGTGCATCAGCTGGCGCGACATAATTCGTTCCGTCTTTTGGAATCCTGGAAATTCGGTTTTTCTTTGCAGTAGCTGCAGTCCTGCTTTTAAAGGACTTATACAGTTGCGCAATTCATGCGCTAACGAGAATAGAAATGAGGAGTTACGATCGTTGCATAACTGCAATTCTCTCAGCGTGTGTTGTAGTGCCTGCTCAAATGCGACTTCCTCACTTACATCAAGTATGGTGCCCATCATAGTCCGAGAACCGGGTGCATTTTCGAGTGCTCTACCAGCGCATTTGACCCAAATGTAAGTGTTGTCGGATGGATTCAGAACTCTACCGTTAAACGTGAATTGCTCTTCATTTCTTTTGAAGAAGGCATGACTTGCATCAGAAAACGCTTGCCAGTCGTCAGAGTGAATACGCTCTCTAAAAAAAGATATTGCAGAAGTGGCATACAGCTCGTTTCGGTCAGCGTAAAAGATCTCGCATGCACGTTGATTTTCTAAGAAGAGTTTGTCAGACTCTTCGTCCCAGCTCCAGCTTCCCAGACGTGCCGTGGCTAGAACGTGTTCAAGTCGACATGTTTGTCCACGTAGCTCTTCCAGTAATGTTTGAGTTTCGGTGACGTCAATCACGGTACTATGGAGACCACAAACTTTTCCTGTCATATCGCATTTGGCCTCACCGCGCACTTCAAGCCATCCTTTTTTGCCATCAACTCTGCGGTATTCGAGCTCGAGTACATACGGTGTGCCGTTCGACACTGCAGCGTTGACAGCCTCCTGCAGGCTACACCAGCTTGCTGGTGAATATAGCTTTGCATGATCTGAATATGATGGAGGCAATCGGTTGGGGTCAAGCCCAAATAACCTGTACAGTCCGGAAGACCAAGTGGTAATATCTGGCTCTATTTCCCACTCCCAACTTCCCATTCTGCCAAGCGCCTGGGCCGACTCTAGTGCCTCTTCTTTCTTTCTGAGTACAGAAATTATGTGCTGGTTGAAACCAATCTCAGCTTGTAGCGTTGCCTCGACCTGCTTAAGGATGCCGACCTCGGACACTTCAGCGATAAATCCGACGACAGTACCGTCGATGATGTCGGGATGATAACGCGCTAGGCTGTGACGTTTGATTCCGTCTGGGCCAGGAATCAGCCGCTCGAAGACCTGGGGATGTCCATCCAGCACAGCTCGTACATAGGGTGCGTTAAGCTCGAAAATTTCCGGCCCAAGCAGTTCTTGAAGTGTTCGTCCCAGCAACTGTTCGCCAGGTATCCCGAACCAGATTCGATAAGCATGGTTTGCGTAGCGGCAACGGAGGTTTGTGTCCCAATACGCCATCATCGAGGTCGCATGCTCGAGCACGCGTCCAGCGAAATCGTTTTCAGTGCCTAGGTTAGACATATGAATTCTTTGGTTCAAACGAGAATAAAATGATAACTCATGGTTAGCTATGTTAGTAACTTTTTGCTACTTCATCGTTACATTCGCTTCTTTTGTGACATCTGAGCCTCAACATCTATGCGGACAGGGTTGTTGCAGCAGAGGTTTACAGGACTTGTTACCAACTTCGTTAGGTAATTGAGATTCGAACTAACGCGTCCAAGTTGAAGTGCGGCAGTGATCGTGCCTCTCATTGTCGACAGTTGCAATGTGAGACCCTCGGGAAGTCCACCAGTCCAGCTACAAATTGCGATATGAAAACGGAAATCTTCCATTATTTTCTCTTGCCTTCATCACAAGTATTCTTCCAGTTGATAAAAAGACTCGTCAGGAACACTCGAGTGGTTCGACACTGAGCCGTTGAGCTCGAGAAGTAAGTTGACCTGATCGGAATCTTGTAGCCAGCTGGATAGTTAGTCTTCATGTTATTTTTGTACATGGAGGCTAGATGAAGAAACGTTTTACCGAAGAGCAGATCATTGGGATCTTGCGGCAGGCTGAGGCCGATGGCGTGGTCATCCGGGATCTCTGCAGGAAGCACAACATCACTGAGCAGACCTTTTTCCGGTGGCGGAACAAGTACAACGGGATGACAGTGCCGGAAGCGCGCCGGTTGAAAGACCTGGAGGCCGAGAACGCCAAGTTGAAGAAGCTGCTGGCAGAGCAGTTGTTGGCGATCGAAGGATTGAAGGAGATCGCCGGAAAAAAATGGTAACCCCGGCAGCCAGGAGGCAAGCGCTCGAGATCCTGAAAAGCAAAGGTCTATCCGAACGCGCTGCCTGCCGATTTGCCGGGGTAAGTCGGCGCGTGGCGAATTACGAGCTCAAGCAGCCGACGAAAGACCAAGCGCTGGGATCGCAGTTGATCGAGGCTTCAAGCCGCTATCCTCGGTTTGGCTATCGACGCATCGCCGTGATGACGGGCACGAAGGTGAGCCGTGTATGGCGATTGTGGAGCAAGCTGGGTTTGAATCTGCCGAAGCGCCGGCCGAGGAAACGCCGCTGCGGCAACGACATACGCATTCCAGGTTCGACTGCACCCAACGGCGTGTGGACGTATGACTTTGTGCATGACCAACTGGCCAACGGCGGCCCTCTTAAGATGCTGTGCGTTTTGGACGAGAACACGCGCGAGTGCCTGGCTATCGAAGTCGGCAAATCACTGCGCAGCCAGGACGTTATCCTGACGCTGTCCAGGCTGATGCGCATCTATGGCAAGCCGGCCTTTATCCGCTCGGACAACGGTGCCGAATTTACTGCCACGGCTGTCATGAAATGGCTGCGTGACCAGAACATCGGACCGGCTTACATCAAGCCAGGCAGCCCATGGCAAAACGGCTTCGTCGAAAGCTTCAACGGCAAGCTACGTGACGAATGCCTAAACCGGGAATGGTTTGTAAGCCGGCAGGAGGCCAAGCTGATCATTGAGAAATGGCGACACTTCTATAACAATGAGCGACCGCATTCTGCGCTTGGCAACCGAACGCCGGCTTCTGTCGGACGGGAACGGCGCCAGGAACAGGCGGCTTGATGTCGAAGACTAACTATCGCCGTGGCTACAAATTAGCCGATCAGGTCACTAGCGATATTGTCTGCCGTCTCGGCGGTGAAGAGTTAGTATTGCTATTACCTGAGTGCACTGCGGAGGCGGCCGCGAAGTGCGCTGAAAGTATTCGGCAAACATTGAATGAAATTGCAATAGCCCATCTTAATCAAAACCTTTCGGGCATATCAGCTTCGTTTGGTGTTGCATCATATCCGTTACACGCGATTCACGGTGAAGAGCTGCTGAAGGCCGCCGATCGCGCATTGTATGTTGCCAAAAATAACGGACGAAATCGGGTTGTCACAGCAGAGCCGTGCGACAGCCTTCAATTTGCAACAGCGCAAATCCCGATAGTAGCTAGTTGTCAAGACCCGGCTGGTTATACACGCGCTTCCTGAACAATTCAGGGCGTTTTTCATGCCATTCCTTGAGCGCCTGAACGGGTGTTTTGTGTTGGAGCGCGCGTTGCGGAATGCTGTGGTTGTAGATCTTGACGTAATTGCGCAGCGTCGATTCCAGTTCGGCAGCTGAACCAAAACGGGTCTGGTTGACGATGTCGCTGATACGACCGTTGAAGCGCTCCACCATGCCGTTGGTCTGCGGATGACGAGGCGGGATGAGCCGGTGTTCGATGCCGAGCTGCTTGCACAGGCGGTCGAACACGTGTGTGCCGCTGGGTTCC from Massilia varians encodes:
- a CDS encoding IS3 family transposase (programmed frameshift) — protein: MKTLKKTYTPELKEEAVKLVLAQGLSIEQAAARVSIPKGTLANWVAAAKRGPAATAAPGSRSVAELEAENAKLRKQLAQAEMERDIVKKGGGVLCAGVAAKYAWIKTMRLDFPGYPVKLMCQVLDVSRSGYYNSLQAKPSTREQEDARLKILITAVHRQTRETYGVPRIKHELAAQGHEVGRDRVRRLRQELNLRCKQRRKFIATTNSNHNLPIAENLLEQRFAPNRPDEVWVTDITYISTAEGWLYLAGVKDVFTCEIVGYAMGERMTQELTTQALWRAVSHKRPAPGLIHHSDRGSQYCAHAYQELVAQFGMRASMSRRGNCYDNAPMESFWGTLKNELVHHRRYATRAEAKASIQEYIEIFYNRQRRHSRIGFVPPALFAESFSEQPQAA
- a CDS encoding H-NS histone family protein, which codes for MANIDLSGYNLSELKGLQHDIEAEIKNRQHQDLQKAREQILAIAQEAGVSVEELLATSGKKSKSSKGQKVQVRYQNPGDNSQTWTGRGRQPKWIAEGLASGKSMDDFRI
- a CDS encoding tyrosine-type recombinase/integrase, with product MNTSSDIGSRRIPWNKGRLVGQKFPLKLKEIWAIRIRLQIAGHSRDLALFNLAIDRKLRGCDLVSLKVKDVAQGSSIFHRGIVMQRKTHRPVQFEITEQTRQSVQGWIAAGELTSNQYLFPSRAKNSHHLSTRQYARTVARWVRSIGLDPNGLWNSYNAADEGDIDLPCTKNLRAVQRLLGHTKLESTVRYLGIEVDDALEIAEQTEV
- a CDS encoding GFA family protein; this encodes MNVPFSGGCACGSIRYTGAREPIAMINCHCSDCQLSSGAPFASGIVIMTADLQVSGTPKTYAVRASSGGLATRSFCPDCGTPLFTSSAANPQFTSVRFPSLDDAAGFKPMLDIYTASAQQWVCLDPTIPHFPQSPQ
- a CDS encoding IS3 family transposase (programmed frameshift), yielding MTRQRRNFDPSLKLEVVRMITEQGLSISHVSQTMDIGVTAIRRWMKQYEAEQQGQPGIGKPLTAEQQRIRQLEQENRQLRSDVDVLKKAFGLLCPRAQVSYRLIDELQMKAIPVTQTCRLLGVSRAGFYEAKHRAAKPIFCKASVHLRTAFMSSGQSYGSRRLVTALANSGLQIGRYKVRRLMQQASLKPVWKRKFVHTTDSKHALPVAPNVLARQFNPAAPNLAYASDITYIRTGAGWLYLAVVLDLFSRRVVGWAMAPSMPATLVCDALRMAIQARRPPAGLIVHSDRGSQYASDQYQAMLTEHGFVCSMSRKGNCWDNAVAERFFLNLKMERVWQRNYANHAEAKLDVANYIAGFYNCERLHSVLGNLPPSVYERTMAAKEPIVVSEIT
- a CDS encoding DUF6438 domain-containing protein, with product MSDFETLTIKRSGCLFDCPAFDVSIRSDGLVRHSGPHFDNTGGPIESRADQNGLAQIAMALRVARIDEMRDSYQSKADGCVNLFSDMPTIYLWVSREQGNRNKSVFFNAGCVGPAVPAERLDALIKTVDQVAGSGVLLEQRKRARPLDGTSG
- a CDS encoding sensor histidine kinase, with product MSNLGTENDFAGRVLEHATSMMAYWDTNLRCRYANHAYRIWFGIPGEQLLGRTLQELLGPEIFELNAPYVRAVLDGHPQVFERLIPGPDGIKRHSLARYHPDIIDGTVVGFIAEVSEVGILKQVEATLQAEIGFNQHIISVLRKKEEALESAQALGRMGSWEWEIEPDITTWSSGLYRLFGLDPNRLPPSYSDHAKLYSPASWCSLQEAVNAAVSNGTPYVLELEYRRVDGKKGWLEVRGEAKCDMTGKVCGLHSTVIDVTETQTLLEELRGQTCRLEHVLATARLGSWSWDEESDKLFLENQRACEIFYADRNELYATSAISFFRERIHSDDWQAFSDASHAFFKRNEEQFTFNGRVLNPSDNTYIWVKCAGRALENAPGSRTMMGTILDVSEEVAFEQALQHTLRELQLCNDRNSSFLFSLAHELRNCISPLKAGLQLLQRKTEFPGFQKTERIMSRQLMHITRLVDDVYDLRRIQTGELELRRAKIAINDIVSSAIDMCEAAMSQKKHRLTFGLPDKEICVHGDGVRLTQVIVNLLSNACKFTPPGGDIDIRLKEDRDGHAVICVSDSGIGMSSVDLKKIFDLYAQIDTGTKNTTAGLGIGLYLVKKLIELHNGTVYASSEGLGKGTTITLRLPLMYT
- a CDS encoding IS3 family transposase (programmed frameshift), with protein sequence MKKRFTEEQIIGILRQAEADGVVIRDLCRKHNITEQTFFRWRNKYNGMTVPEARRLKDLEAENAKLKKLLAEQLLAIEGLKEIGRKKMVTPAARRQALEILKSKGLSERAACRFAGVSRRVANYELKQPTKDQALGSQLIEASSRYPRFGYRRIAVMTGTKVSRVWRLWSKLGLNLPKRRPRKRRCGNDIRIPGSTAPNGVWTYDFVHDQLANGGPLKMLCVLDENTRECLAIEVGKSLRSQDVILTLSRLMRIYGKPAFIRSDNGAEFTATAVMKWLRDQNIGPAYIKPGSPWQNGFVESFNGKLRDECLNREWFVSRQEAKLIIEKWRHFYNNERPHSALGNRTPASVGRERRQEQAA
- a CDS encoding GGDEF domain-containing protein, with the translated sequence MSKTNYRRGYKLADQVTSDIVCRLGGEELVLLLPECTAEAAAKCAESIRQTLNEIAIAHLNQNLSGISASFGVASYPLHAIHGEELLKAADRALYVAKNNGRNRVVTAEPCDSLQFATAQIPIVASCQDPAGYTRAS